From a single Plasmodium yoelii strain 17X genome assembly, chromosome: 9 genomic region:
- a CDS encoding centrin-4, putative, translating into MEFEQKIETETNEDIEKEIYECFSLFDTNKCGYIDIREFYFALKSLGLNFKKEKVKKLFLEIKNNLHDKLTFDEFFDIASKHINTRYNDEEANSMFSLFDPYDTGKITLASLKEVCKEIGEEIEESELIRMIEYADKNNDKAIDKNEFKNVLFTKWKNEQLSDLDSD; encoded by the exons atggAATTTGAACAGAAAATAGAAACAGAAACAAATGAAGATattgaaaaagaaatatatgaatgCTTCTCATTAtttgatacaaataaatgtGGTTATATCGATATTAgagaattttattttgctcTAAAATCTCTTggtttaaattttaaaaaagaaaaagtaaaaaaattatttttagaaataaaaaataatcttCATGATAAATTAACATTTGATGAATTTTTTGACATTGCAtcaaaacatataaataccAGATATAATGATGAAGAAGCAAATAGCATGTTCTCTTTGTTTGATCCTTATGATACAG GGAAAATTACTTTGGCTTCCTTAAAGGAAGTTTGTAAAGAGATAG GGGAAGAAATTGAAGAATCTGAGCTAATACGGATGATAGAATATgctgataaaaataatgataaagctattgataaaaatgaatttaaaaacgTTCTTTTTACTAAATGGAAAAATGAACAATTAAGTGATTTGGATTCCGATTAa